Sequence from the Lolium rigidum isolate FL_2022 unplaced genomic scaffold, APGP_CSIRO_Lrig_0.1 contig_46162_1, whole genome shotgun sequence genome:
atgatggaggcgccaacagatgtggaggaggaggcgccaatggaggaggaggccgaggcggaggagaccgaggtggaggacgacgacgacgacgagtttgagtggtccgacgacgacgagccgcacccggacgagacggccgatcagcaacgcgcgctcgtcgagtccttcgagtcggagaagaagctccaggacgacgcccgtgcccacgaagaggcgcagattcgtcgcgccgtcgagctctccctccaggcggtgcagcaggggagggcggaggaggacgcgcggctgGAGCGGTGGCGTCTGGCAACCGCCCaatgcaaggagaggaggcgcaggaggagctgcggcgtatgggaggcgacgacggggcgtggccgtcgaacgcaccgtcgggcggtcagtagtctaggtttagatgaaatctagccgttttcattcaaaatttgtaatatataataaaatctgaatgaaaacctttattttcgtgcaccaatatttatttgggggcggcacctgggggacgcggctgggaagcgacgtcccccaaacgcggcaccaacaaaacacgtcccccaaacgctcaatccggcgcgttttcagggacggtttgggggacgcgactggaaatgCTCTAACGCGCACCGGGGGACTCACGGTGTCACCGCGGCCGGCTGGGATTTAGTAAGTTCTTGACTGCGTTAGGGCatgtccagcggcgcgacgcattttagcgtccggaaatatccgcgcgcgtccgtttgcgtcggtcgaaatggtcgaaatcgaccgcgcgtccgtttgcgtcgggggtggctccaacggcacgacgcattttttggccgaaacatttttttaaaacacgaacacataatttacatagtttaaacatgaaaaaaaaacccaaacgcctactgctgctcgtcgtccctgtcgagcacgatgagctccggtatcgctcacggccagttgccatccgggggagcgtacgccgggcgcgccagcggtgctggaggtggaggcgcccagggttgcggcggtggaggcgcccagggatgcagctgtggaggaggagcccaggggttgtacggtggcggttgtggcgccgccgagtcctgtagagcctgtcgaagggcttcatcctccgacaggcccggtggcatgacgccggtggcatagcggggcagcggcggctgcacaggcgggtCATTCTCGGAGACAAGGACGCcaagcttcgccatctcgtcgtccgtcatgttctccgggaactcgaaattgcggccctccgccatggcctgctgccattcgtggaagacggccgcgacgtagtcATCGGTGTCGTCGttcacctcctcgttatggtacgtgagcgcctcgatgtagtcgtcctcgtcgtcgtaggcgtcgtcgtcgtggtcgtcgtcgtcgtcgttgtactgcgcgcgcgtcggcggctgctgacgacgcgtcggcgcctcctgtcttcgtggacgagtcggcggtgcaCGCGCGAAGGGAAAAtctctgtcgcccatgaagcccgcccttctcCTCCTATCCATCTCGGTCAACAGATATGTACGCCAACTtgcggagtcgatggcgtacgccgtatcggcgcggaggtccggcggcaggtaccgcctccttcgccggatctccgcgctccgatcaggctcgcgcgcaggactggagggatgggcacccggcggcagctgagccgccagccgccagacagttgcacgccggaccaggcctcGCACGACAACCATTtgtcgtgcatgagcctccccagcgTGACCGGCAGCGTCaccctcttgctgccgctgccggaagcctcgaagtcgttcttcttccccatggcgctgcgacggtggtggtgcgagtggagttgtgggcgaaggaggaacgcggtcggtggacttttaagggcggccgcgcgcgaGATACGATgccttgaaggcggcgcagaagcccagccgccgcccgccaatgCGTGCAGAACAGGCAGTCAAGCTATTGATGGCGAAagttgcggcgcagacgcggaagcgctgaccgccaaagcgatgccctcgatgtagactcgctgccaggcgggccgatAGAGACGCGAGCGGATACTTTGCGCCTCCGTGCAGCGTCCGCacagacgcaaacctgccgcatattactttgcatcgcgccgctggaggtggtgccagacgcattttcgctcgcgccgctggaCATGTCCTTAGCTTCTTCCCGTTCCCCTCTCTCTCCTCGCCGCGCCTGGCTCTGGCGGCATATAAATCGGCGTCGTCCGTATCGTCTCGCGCTCTCCCCGCCCCCTCTTTGACCCCGCCCAACAAGCCAACATCACGGATGGCGCGCACCACCGTGTCGGGGTCCATGGCCTAGCCCTTCCCCTACCCACATCACGGCCCTGCCAAACTGTCGTATGTACCTTCTCCCCTCACTCCCTCCTTCACTCGGTCAGTCCATCCCTCGTCCCTCTCAGAGCAGGGGACGACCGTCGTCTCGCCGACCGATCTCCGGTGAGTGGGTAAACCACACCAGCCTGCCTCGTCATCTTGCCGCTTCTTCGCGCGTCTGTTTGTTCGATCTCTTGACGAGTTTGTTTTGCCCGCAGTTCTCGCGGGCTCTGCTCTGCCGCCGCGGCGACCGCCATTGGAGGCCCGGGTGGCGATAGCTCTGAACCTGCCGAGTCAAGAAGGCGTCGCTGGGAAGGACGGACACGAGGAGGACGGAGATGGGGAGATCCGCGTTGTTCGTAAGTTCCCTCTGATAACTCCTGTTTCGTGATCTCCTTTGGGGCGGCGCGCGAGAAGGGACGGATGCCGCCTGATATTGCGGTAGTGGCTGGTAGGGTTCTAGGGTGTGATCCGTCCCAATGCGCTCCCCGCTCTTGCCGGGTGAGTGGTTAGCCGTGGCGGCCGCGGTGATCCGGTAGAAAAACTTTGAGGGAGGCGGCGTTCCAAGCCGAGTGATCTTTCTCGGGGTTGTGTCAGCCTCGTGTCATCTCACTGTTCGAATGCTGATTTTGGAATTCTTGATAGGCCTCAGATATAATATGGTTATTGCCGCGTTACTGATCCGCTATTTTGTGTTGGGTATCAAGAAGTGGTTCAGGTTTGCTGTCCTTTTAATTTTATACAAGTGATCGCAAGGGGACAAGGGGATGTTCTTCAGAAACATGCCGGAAAAATAAGTGATATCGCGCTAGAGTGCTATGATACTGTAAAGCACGAATTAGTTCAGATTTCAGTATAATTTTTGTTCCCGGCGAGGCACTGATTTGATTACTCTATGTGTTGACAGCCTGCTTGAGTTCCATCCTATGATAttttttgctcatgatgctaaaaTTTATATTTATTGCCTCCAATTTACGTAATTGCTACtgactttttttcttcttttggaaTTTCTCCTAGGTGTTTCAGTTTCTGGTTTTCGTAACCATATTTGAGACCCAATGGTCAAGTGTATCTGGCATATACTGCAAGGACATGGCATCGACGGTGTATCGACCTCATAGTGTCACGCTTACCGAATTCGGTGCCGTTGGAGATGGCAAGACTCTTAATACAAAATCATTCCAAAATGCCATATTCTACCTCAATTCGTTCGCGGACAAGGGTGGCGCACAGCTTTTTGTGCCTGCTGGAAGGTGGCTAACCGGGGGGTTTAATCTAATCAGCCATCTAACTTTGTCACTAGACAAAGATGCAGTAATTATTGGATCCCCGGTGAGTTTTTGCACATAATAATCTCCTCTCAGTTACTATTTTGAACCTTATGTTTTTTGGCATGGTTAATATGCACATAATATTTATAATGCCatgttgatgataatttcgttTGTAGCTAAAAGAACATGAGAAATAAATGGGCAACTAAGTCTTCTTGTAATATTTCTTATATGCTTTATAAATGCGGTTTGTGTGAAGTACTGAAGTTCAGTAAACGCAATTGACCACTTAGCAATAAATTCGAACTTCATTGGATTGAAAAGGTTGTATTTGCAGGACTCATCCGATTGGCCACTTATGGATCCTCTCCCTTCCTATGGGCGTGGTAGAGAGCTTCCTGGAAAAAGACATCAAAGTCTAATATTTGGATGGAATCTGACCGATGTAATAATTACTGGTTAGTAAGTACTATATTTTGGCTCACCCATATTCTTTGGTCATTAGGCTTCCAAGTTTGCAAGTAAGTAAATCTGGTACATTTACAGGCGCTAATGGTACGATTGATGGTCAAGGAGTTGTTTGGTGGGATTGGTTTCATAACCACAAGCTAAACTATACAAGGCCGCATCTTATCGAGTTGATGTACTCCACCAATGTTGTTATATCAAATCTGACATTCAAGAATTCCCCATTTTGGAATATCCATCCTGTGTATTGCAGGTAGGTCTCTATACAACCTCTTCATTTCTGTTTAGACATATGAATTTATCGAGAAATGACAATTTATTAACTAGAGTGCTCTCCTAAATAACCAGCCAAGTGCTTGTCGAGCATGTCACGATCCTAGCTCCTTTGGATTCACCAAACACCGATGGTATTAATCCAGGTAATAGGGAGTTCTGAATTTTTTTCCCACTCCCTTCAACTTTATACCCTTGTTAGTGGCGTGCATGATTATGTCCCCATTCAATAATATATTTGGAAAACAAAGGATAAATACATTGGTACTTGCAATATCATTTATCATATTCTCTCTTGAATGATATTTTCCTTCCTATCTGTTTCAAAGTTATCTTGAACTTACATCTATAGCTGAGATTTTCGTTTAGCATGCAAACATTTGTTTATGATTGATTTGGTTACCAGTATAGATTGCAGCTAGCCACTTTGGTTCCGTTGTGTCGTATATCTAAATAACTAGGTTACA
This genomic interval carries:
- the LOC124681529 gene encoding probable polygalacturonase; its protein translation is LAGSALPPRRPPLEARVAIALNLPSQEGVAGKDGHEEDGDGEIRVVFQFLVFVTIFETQWSSVSGIYCKDMASTVYRPHSVTLTEFGAVGDGKTLNTKSFQNAIFYLNSFADKGGAQLFVPAGRWLTGGFNLISHLTLSLDKDAVIIGSPDSSDWPLMDPLPSYGRGRELPGKRHQSLIFGWNLTDVIITGANGTIDGQGVVWWDWFHNHKLNYTRPHLIELMYSTNVVISNLTFKNSPFWNIHPVYCSQVLVEHVTILAPLDSPNTDGINPDSSTNVCINHCYVRNGGDVTAIKSGWDQYGITFARPSSNISISNITGETRGGAGIAIGSEMSGGISEVRAEGVRIVNSLHGIRVKTAPGRGGYVTNVYVADVSMHNVSMAIRITGNYGEHPDNNYDRNALPVISNITIENVVGASVGVAGILEGIQGDNFSSICISNVSLSVQSRHPWSCSLIEGYSNYVTPESCEQLSSNSGQTPVCYSGVSFSPSQIRAHPHRNIAGGLVDFVLHLASNIV